Within the Gordonia westfalica genome, the region CCGCCAGTCCGACCACACACAGGGCGTCGCTGCCCGCACGCGAGGTCACCACCCTGATCCCCGACGCCGCGTTCAACCTGCTCGACGTCGACCTCCCCGGTCCGGTGCAACCAGCAGCGCCCGGCGTTCACGGGCTCGCACCGGCCGCGAAACGCGAGATCATCCTGACCGAGGCGATCAATCTGTTCGCCGCCCGCGGATTCCGCGACGTGACCATCGAGGACATCGCCCATGCCGCCGACCTGCCGGCGTCGGGCGTGTACCGCCACTTCCCCAGCAAGGTCGCCATCCTCGAGGCCGCGTTCTGGCGGGCGACCGACCGCGTCACCACCGCGATCTCCGACGCCCTCGCCGCCTCGACGACGCCGCATGAGGCGATCCTCGGCATGATTCGCCGGTACGTTCAACTGACTTGCAGCACAACCGATCTGATCAGCGTCTACGAGACCGAGATCGGGCACGCGACGCCCGAGGCACGGGCCGCGCTGCGCAACCAGCAGCGCATCACGGTCGAAGAGTGGGCCACCTGGGTGAGCCGCGAACGCGAAAACCTCTCGATCACCCACGCCCGCTTCCTGGTGCACGCCGCGCTCAACGTCGTCACCGACCTGTCGCGGCTGCAGCCGCAACCGTCCCCCGAACGCATCGAGGCATTGTCGGCCCGAATCCTGTTGGGCGGGAAGGACTGACCTCGATACGGCCCTGCCCGCCGGTTGAGCCGACACCGAGCGCAGCGAGGAGCCGCCCCCCGCCGGTTGAGCCGACACCGAGCGCAGCGAGGAGCCGCCCCCCGCCGGTTGAGCCGACACCGAGCGCAGCGAGGAGCCGCCCCCCGCCGGTTGAGCCGACACCGAGCGCAGCGAGGCGTCGCGTCGAAACCCGCCCTACAGCACCGCGAAGTCGTCCATCAGCCACCGACCGTCCTTCTGCACCAGAGTCACCTGGACGCGCGACTGGTACGGGAATCCCTCGGGGAACTCCTGCGCGGTCTGCGGCGACTTGATGGTCTGGTCGAGTGTCACCAGCACGACGGCCTTCCCGTCGTCGAGGGACATGATCCCGGCGTTGTCGGCCTTCGCGGTCGACACTGCCTCCGCTTCGGTGGAGCCTTTTCGGGCGTCCTGCGAGGACTCGATGTAGGTCTGGGTGAACGCGGTCGTCGAGATCTCGCGGATACGACGGTCCAGGTCGGAGTAGTCGGCCGAGTTGTAGGTCGTGATCTCGGTGGCGTACTTGCGGGCGGTGTCGAGGATCGTCGTGTCGATTGTGCTCACCGCGGTGTCC harbors:
- a CDS encoding TetR/AcrR family transcriptional regulator, yielding MTVRPGTSTSETSQTDAPGTRRRRPADRRRLIVDAAAKAFSDGGYHAVRLDDIAEAVGISAPALYRHFPNKYALFAETTSALARSLRSALDAVDTDGDDELRALLVAITAASFENRRKGGLYRWESRYLEPADLAIVRDVVVHQHRRVRAAARRLRPGLGDADANLIAAAMTSVAASPTTHRASLPAREVTTLIPDAAFNLLDVDLPGPVQPAAPGVHGLAPAAKREIILTEAINLFAARGFRDVTIEDIAHAADLPASGVYRHFPSKVAILEAAFWRATDRVTTAISDALAASTTPHEAILGMIRRYVQLTCSTTDLISVYETEIGHATPEARAALRNQQRITVEEWATWVSRERENLSITHARFLVHAALNVVTDLSRLQPQPSPERIEALSARILLGGKD